Below is a genomic region from Gracilimonas sp..
AAATGGTAGTTTTTCGGTACTTGATCAATGTGATGGCACTTTTAAAAAAGCTCACAAAACAGGGCTTTTCTTTGCCAGTAATGATTCTTCTTTACTTCGTATTGATGCGGGAATGAAGTGCATAAATATAAAAATGAAGATCTCAGTGTTAGGTCACCCTGAGTTTAAACTTCCAAAAACCGACAAACTTCTGATCCCATTTCCTTTCCCTTACAGTCCGGAAGTACAAGATGAGATCAGGAAACGATTAGCCACCGGACAAGAAGGATTTGAGACAGAATGGTTAGACGCAGTGTTTAAAAAAATACTATCTCCCATCCCTAATGAAGGGAAAATTTTAAAAGTACTGGAGGAATTCACAGATCTCAATAATGAAGATATAGGATCCATTTCCCGCTCCCTTTACATGACAACCAAAAGTCTCTATCGATTTGTAAAGAAACATTTTTCACTATCTCCAAAACAGCTCAAAGATGTGATCAGATTTGATCTGGCTACTTCACATCTAAAGAAGAATCCCTCCACCAATCTGGTCGAAGCTTTATCATTTGGCTATTATGATCAATCTCACTTTGTGAAAGAATGTCGAAAAATCACCGGTATGCCTCCCAAAGAGTTTTTTTCTGATATGCCTTTCACTACCAATGATTTGATAAGAGAACATATAATTAAAGCCTGATACTTACATTGAGAACCAAGACGTTACTTTTAAGCAATGTTCACCATCCTCTTTCCAAAATTAGCTCTGTCTGTTTTTTACAATTTACTTCGGATACTGGCTGTTAATTTGGCTTAAAATTATCACCTAAATATTAGTTTATGAAAAATCTACTACTTCTTTCAATCCTGATTCTAAGTACATCAAATTCATTAATGAGCCAGAATTTACAAGACCTTAACTGGATCAGTGGTTACTGGACTGGTAATACGCAGGGTGTTGATATGGAAGAACTCTGGACTCCCGTTTCCGGAAATATGATCCTTGGCGTACATCGAGATGTATTTGGAGAAAAATCCGCTTTTGAATTTCTGCGCATCACCACCAAAGATGACGGCACGGTAGTGTATCTCGCTTCCCCCTCCGGTAAAACACCTACTGAGTTTACCTTATCAGAGCTGACTTCAGAAAAAGTCGTTTTTGAAAACCTCAGCCATGACTTCCCCCAGCGTATCATCTACATACGTTCCGGTGATAAACTTACAGCCAGAATTGAAGATGAAAGTGGTGAGAAAGGAATGCAATGGACCTGGACTAAAACTATATTCAAGTAGCTATGAAAGTATTTTGGATATTATTGTTGCCAGGGCTTTTTCA
It encodes:
- a CDS encoding helix-turn-helix domain-containing protein codes for the protein MIPLEKIPQDPAVSLHIDRYQLYDFSKPAYLKTVPNGKFDVYFILNGSFSVLDQCDGTFKKAHKTGLFFASNDSSLLRIDAGMKCINIKMKISVLGHPEFKLPKTDKLLIPFPFPYSPEVQDEIRKRLATGQEGFETEWLDAVFKKILSPIPNEGKILKVLEEFTDLNNEDIGSISRSLYMTTKSLYRFVKKHFSLSPKQLKDVIRFDLATSHLKKNPSTNLVEALSFGYYDQSHFVKECRKITGMPPKEFFSDMPFTTNDLIREHIIKA
- a CDS encoding DUF6265 family protein, whose protein sequence is MKNLLLLSILILSTSNSLMSQNLQDLNWISGYWTGNTQGVDMEELWTPVSGNMILGVHRDVFGEKSAFEFLRITTKDDGTVVYLASPSGKTPTEFTLSELTSEKVVFENLSHDFPQRIIYIRSGDKLTARIEDESGEKGMQWTWTKTIFK